TTCAGGCAGCAGCTTGATGCCATTGGCATCATAGGCGGGAGTAAAGGTATTGCCAAACTCCTTATACGATGTCCAGTCCTGCGGACCGGCATTGCCGCCATTGGTATAAACAGCCTCCATTGTGGCAAGCTGGCTGCCACGGAAGTCGGTTGGAATGGTAAAGGCTTGCGTAGTCCCCTCGGTAGCGCTTAATTTTGGTGTATCATAGACGACTACTTTAAAATTCCAGTCTGCACCCTTGTTAAATTTGGCGTTAATGACTGTATTCTCGCCATATTTGCCGGAAGTGATCAGGCTGGTAAGCAAGCTGGCCTTGAACGTTAATGTGTTACCGCTCAGCGTGTAGTCGGTGCCCTGTTTCAGTTGCTTGCCGTTGGCGCTGAGTGTGCTCAGCTGATTGCCATTCAGGTTTAAGGTGACCTTGGCATCCTGAACGGAAGCGCCTTTCTTCAAGTGAATGAGGTCACTGACTGCATTGGAGGAACGACCTTTCAGGCTGGCCCGGATGACGTTAAAGAGTTCAGGATCAGACCACTTGTACGTTGTACGGTTAAAATGCTGGCCGTTATCCCAAAGTATGCCTGTTATTTTCTTCTCTTTCAAATAATAGGTCAAGAATTCAAAGAATTTCAGCTTTTCACCTTGTTCTATAACGCCTGTATTTTTATCGAAGCCGAGTAGACCGAATTCACCTACAATAACCGGAATACCTTTGGCTACAAAGGTGTTATAGACGTTATCAAAGGTTTGAGTAATATCGTTTTTGGTATCTTGATCAAAAGTAGTATGGCCCGCAATATTCACACTGAAAGGCCAATAACCATAATAGTGAACGGTGGCAATCAGGTTGGGATCTTTAAGCTTGGTCATCGTGTTGTACAGCTCATTGATTTTGTTTTGGGCAGGTGAAGTATCCAAGCCCGGCAGAACAAGTGGGCGAGTGGCATTGTTGCCACCGGAGGCGCGGACAATTTTGTGGAAGGACACATTCAGTTCCTGGAGCATCTGGTTCGCTTTCGCTTCATCGGTTGTTCCGCCTTCGGTGAAACGGGGCTCGTTAATGCTTTCGAACATCAGCTTGTCCGGCTTATCTTTAAAGTGCTTGGCAATTTGTGTCCATATTGCGTTATAGCGAGCCAGCACTTCATCGTGCTTGGGCTCCATACTGCTTACCCACATCCATGAATCATGATGAACATTGATCATGACGTACAGATTGGCATCCAGTGCCCAGCGAACAACCTCATCCACACGGTTCATGTAGGCAGAGTCAACGGTATAATTGGGTGCTGCTCCAATGTGCTTATCCCAGGTGACGGGAATACGAATGCTTTTGTATCCTTGGGCAGCAATTTGCTGGATCAACGCCTGGGTAATGCGCGGATTGCCCCAGGATGTCTCATCTGCTCCGGTAGCATCCAGGGAATTTCCTAAATTCCATCCCGGCTGCATGGCTTCCACATACGATTGCATATTCCTTGTGGCGGTGGCTTGTGGTGCTTGTCCGTCAGATTCCGCAGCGGCGGCAACGGACGCGAACGCAGATAATAATAGAGTGATGGCAAGAGTCAACGACAGTAATGAAACGGGTTTTCGTTTTAACATAATTGTCTCCTTTACAAGTTTTTTGAAAGCGCTTTCTAAAGAGATACTACCATACTATTCCATTATATAATACATATATAATTAATGGAAGAATCATGTCATAATTAGATATTTTATTATTGTAAACGTTATCATTGCAAAAAAGCAGGAATGAGTGTAGAATCTATGGCCCTACGTGGAAATTAGAGTAGCGTGGATTAGCCAAGACAGGAGAAAGAAGGAGATGAATATGAATAAGTGGGATACCGAAGAGGCCATCCGACGCTGGGATATGCATGCAGAGAACTTTACCTCCAAGTACACTGAAGAAGGGGATCGCTCTCGCGAAGTACTGCTCAATCCTGCATTGCAACAATGTATGGGAACTCTCGCGGGCCTAAAAGTGCTGGATGCCGGCTGTGGTGAAGGTTATCTGAGCAGAAAAATGGCCAAGGCGGGTGCGTTGGTGGAGGCTGTCGATTATTCGACAGAGATGCTGAAGCTTGCAAGAGAGCGGACACCGCCAGCATTGGGCATTACATATCACCACGGCAATCTGGAGAAGCTGGACCTGTTCAGAGATCAGAGCTTTGATCTGATCGTTTCGAATATGGTCATCCAGGATTTGGCCCATTATGAGCTGGCGATTGCCGAAATGCGGCGGCTGCTGGTGCCGGAAGGCCGCTTTATTTTTTCGATTCTGCATCCGTGCTTTCTGACGCCGCAGAGTGGATGGGTGAAGGATGAGGCAGGGAAAAAGCTGTATTGGAAAGTGGATCGATATTTCAGTGAAGGCCCCTTGGAGCAGGCTATCCCTTATGATCAGGAGGAAAAGTTCTTGTATTTTCACCGCACGCTGGGTAGCTACGTACAGACCATTATTGGGGCGGGTTTGCTGTTGGAAGGGATGATCGAACCGAAGCCGTCTGCCGAAATGCTGGAGAGATATCCCCATTTCCGGGAAGACCTGAATGTCAGCCATTTTCTTATTTTTAACACCAAACGTCAGGCTTAGGAAGCAGGCCCTTTCCTTTCCGCGTCAAGTATGGTAGAACAAGAGAAGGCGGTTGAAACAGACACCTACAACAGGAAGAGCTTCAAACGGAAAGGGATGCAACTGGAATGTACGTGGTATGTAAAGAGCATGTGGAACTGGCAATTGATATGTTCGTCGATGAATACGAGGATGCACCGGATGTCGTCGATCTCAAGGAAACGAAATTTTCGGATTGGGACCCTCCGGTGAAGTGCAGGGAATGTGAGAACAAAGCGGAATTTTTGGTCGTATAAAAAACGAGCACGGGCGTTTCGGGCAGAAACGTCCTTTTTGTATACCAGGATTTTTGCAAAATCCTCATACATAAAGCTATATTTATTCCCTACACGTGCTGAGACAGGAGTGAACGATGGATGGACCCTTTACTGCATTCACTATTTTGTCCGCTTCAAGTCAATGGAAGTGATTCCTCCACAACCTATATCGAAAAAAAGCCGTCTGCCGCGCTAAGGGCTTACGTAGCTTGTTATTGGGAGTCCGGTCCGGCTGCTAGGGTGGTAGAGGGGGATTTTGCAGCTTCGTGTGAGGACGCCGCTTCATTAAGCCAGCTGGACGAAGCGGCGGTGGACCGGGTGTTACCTGATGGCTGTACGGATATTCTATTAGAATACAATCCGGTGACGGAGCATCAGGATATCTCGTACTGTGGGACGTTTACGCATCCATTCGTGTCTGCCAGACAAGCAGGTGCCGAGACACGTATTTTTGCTGTGCGATTTTTTCCGGGCGGGGGACATTATTTTCACGGCATGCCGATTGATTTGTTTACAGGTAGCCATTTTCGCCTCGAAGATATCTGGCCCGAAAGCATCGCAATTATAGGTGAGCGCATTTTGGAAGCGCAGGATTTCAATGAACGGGTGCGCATAATGGATGAGTATCTCAGCCAGCTTCTGCTGCGCCATAGGACGAACGATTGCGATTTGATGAAAAATCTGCTGCATCGTATTTTTGTAAGCGGTGGAAGCGTGGGAATTAAGGAGCTTGCCGAGCGAGAAGCGATCAGTGAAAGACAGCTTAACCGCAAGTTTGGGCAGTGGATAGGGATCAGCCCCAAAAAGTTCAGTGAAGTTGTCCGCTTCCAGAGCGTTCTGCGTACGATTCAAAACGGCGGCCCTCTGGATTGGACGGAGCTTGCGCTAGAGCATGGATTTTTCGATCAGGCGCATCTAAGCCGCGACTTTCGCAGGTTTTATGGCGATTCCCCGCTTACTGCGGCCAAGGATCTTCGGAGGTTGTCCGATTTTTACAATACACGCGCAGAGCCTTCGATTATACTCAAAACATGAAGAGAATGGCAAAGGAGAGATGCGAACATGACTGGAACGCTGCGAATTCGGGATCATCTGCTGAATGAGCTGGAGACCGGAGTACGGACAGGGGAAGCCCTGATCCGCAAAATACGTCCAGAGGACTGGAGCTTTCGGCCGCAGGACAATTTCCGCTCGCTGCTGGAGTTAGTGCATCATTTTGTGCTTATTCCGGCCTCGGATCTTGCGATTATGCAGGAGAAGTCTGAGGGAGAAGTGGGAAGCATTGAAAACAGCCTGTCCGGGGTGGAAGATCCCGAGCGCTTGGCTGTGACTTTCAGGGAGAACTTTGAGGCCTATAAAGCCTACATTCTTTCGCTTAGTGAAGACGATTATTTGAACCGCTCGACGAAGGCCTTTTATATGGAGCATGGACATTTGCAGGTCCAATGGCAGATCGAGACCATGACACATGTGTTCCATCATCGTTCGCAGATCTATAATTATTTGAAGCAGTTGGGGCATGATGTGAGTTTTTTTATGCTTTATGCTTAAGTATGAGATAGCTGTGAAAAATGGGAACGTACAAGCTGGAGCACCTAAGGGGTGCTCTTTTTTTGTTGTATTCAAGGGTATTTAGTTTTTTAGGGTGGAATGACTTACTCGAACGCGCGTGAAACTTCTTTACTAACTCGTCTGAGAATCCCGATTTGCTTTTCATTCAATCCGCTGGTCAACGCAACAAACTCATCTATCGCCTCTTGCCGAATGGTTTCGTCCTTAGTCACATGTTCTTCGGAAAACATCAATTCACTGATAGACACGTTTAAGGCAGTTAGCACTTTCTCCAAGGTATCAATCGAAAAGTTTCTTTCGCCACGCTCTACCGATCCGATATATGCATCATCCAATCCAGAAAGTTCCGCAAGTTGTTGCTGTGTTAATCCCTTAGCCTTCCGAATTGCTCTAATTCTTTCTCCAACCGAATTCCGTAATTTTGTCATAATAACCACCTCATAACAAGCTTATGGAAGATGAAGTGTAAAAGTCAGGTAGAAAGAGAATAGTTCAATTAATTTTTTGTTGTAACTCAATTAAATCAACAATATTTTTTGTAATAGTAGTAAGAATTTCAAGCTCTGTTGTTTCTCTTGAATTTATGAGTAGCATAAGTTTATTTATGATTTCTTTTCGATCCGTATTTTCATCGAATTGGAAAAGTTCAAAGGGTGGAACTTGTAACGCTAAAATTATTTTTTCCAACGTCTCCAATGAAATATTTCGATCCCCACGTTCTACTCCGCCAATATAACTGTAATGAAGTCCTGCGGCTTCTGCCAGTTGTTCCTGTGTCCATCCTTTAGCCTTTCTTAGCTCCCGTATCCGATTTCCGACACTTTCTGGTAAACTCATGTAATCACCTCCACTTAAGGTTAGAAGAGGAGAGAATATCGTTACAGACCATCTTATGCAAAATAAAAACATATAAAATTGTACTTTTAAGTACTTTTTATATTGACCTCCTTTTTCACTTTCTATACAATTGGTCCTAAATGGAAATATAAGGAGAGACTACTCTTGAAAACATCTATCCTGGAATCACTCAAACCGGACATCATTGTTGAAATGTTGGAGATGGCTGTGGCTTTTGAGAATTGGAAAAAGGTGATGGAGACGGCGGATATTTTGTACCAATGTGTACTGCATATCTATGAAGATCGGCAGTATCATAAAGCGATGAAATTACCCATCCCGCATGTGCAATTAGAGCGTCCGCTGGTATATTATTTTGGGCTCAGTCACCTGATGGGTGGAATGTCACACCAGCACCAGGGTGCATATGAGCAGGCAAGGGAGTGCATCTATAAGTATGCTGAGCTGGGATGGATGGAGGATCTAAAGGGAGAAGAAGACATCCAGGTTGTTGAGGAATTCAGGTTTTTAGCGAAGACTAATTTATATGCTGTGGATATTTTGTCTGGAAATATAAAGCTGGTCGAGGAATACGTAGCCTTTTTGCAGGATAATCTAGAGGAAATATTACCGGGGCTGAATACCATATTACAGGCAGCGCTTATGTATCATTTGGATGTAGGGGATATTTTACATACATTTGCAGAGCAGATTGATGAATTCGGGAGTTATGAAGACGCAGAGAACGTATCTTACTATTATAGCTACTGCTATCACTTGGCTTTGTACTATCGGAATTGTGGCAGATTACAGGATGCAGTGGGAATTACTGTACGGGCGATGCAACTAGCCGATCAGTCGGGTAACGATCGTAATTTCAAGAAATGTACAGCATTGTTTGAATCATTACGGGAGTCAGCGACAGCGGAACAAATCAGAGAATATCGACAGATGCTAATGCAGTGTCTTGATGAATACGAAACGGATAGGCATTTCATTGTGAAGAGCGTAATGGATAATCCGCTATAATTGAACAGGGAATAGGCTCGTAACTGAGAGGAAATAGATAGGTA
This DNA window, taken from Paenibacillus kribbensis, encodes the following:
- a CDS encoding cellulase family glycosylhydrolase; translated protein: MLKRKPVSLLSLTLAITLLLSAFASVAAAAESDGQAPQATATRNMQSYVEAMQPGWNLGNSLDATGADETSWGNPRITQALIQQIAAQGYKSIRIPVTWDKHIGAAPNYTVDSAYMNRVDEVVRWALDANLYVMINVHHDSWMWVSSMEPKHDEVLARYNAIWTQIAKHFKDKPDKLMFESINEPRFTEGGTTDEAKANQMLQELNVSFHKIVRASGGNNATRPLVLPGLDTSPAQNKINELYNTMTKLKDPNLIATVHYYGYWPFSVNIAGHTTFDQDTKNDITQTFDNVYNTFVAKGIPVIVGEFGLLGFDKNTGVIEQGEKLKFFEFLTYYLKEKKITGILWDNGQHFNRTTYKWSDPELFNVIRASLKGRSSNAVSDLIHLKKGASVQDAKVTLNLNGNQLSTLSANGKQLKQGTDYTLSGNTLTFKASLLTSLITSGKYGENTVINAKFNKGADWNFKVVVYDTPKLSATEGTTQAFTIPTDFRGSQLATMEAVYTNGGNAGPQDWTSYKEFGNTFTPAYDANGIKLLPEFFNSVKDGEVTLKFHFWSGDVVTYKITKSGTRVTGKVS
- a CDS encoding CxxH/CxxC protein, which translates into the protein MYVVCKEHVELAIDMFVDEYEDAPDVVDLKETKFSDWDPPVKCRECENKAEFLVV
- a CDS encoding helix-turn-helix domain-containing protein, which gives rise to MSLPESVGNRIRELRKAKGWTQEQLAEAAGLHYSYIGGVERGDRNISLETLEKIILALQVPPFELFQFDENTDRKEIINKLMLLINSRETTELEILTTITKNIVDLIELQQKIN
- a CDS encoding class I SAM-dependent methyltransferase encodes the protein MNKWDTEEAIRRWDMHAENFTSKYTEEGDRSREVLLNPALQQCMGTLAGLKVLDAGCGEGYLSRKMAKAGALVEAVDYSTEMLKLARERTPPALGITYHHGNLEKLDLFRDQSFDLIVSNMVIQDLAHYELAIAEMRRLLVPEGRFIFSILHPCFLTPQSGWVKDEAGKKLYWKVDRYFSEGPLEQAIPYDQEEKFLYFHRTLGSYVQTIIGAGLLLEGMIEPKPSAEMLERYPHFREDLNVSHFLIFNTKRQA
- a CDS encoding DNA-binding protein, giving the protein MKTSILESLKPDIIVEMLEMAVAFENWKKVMETADILYQCVLHIYEDRQYHKAMKLPIPHVQLERPLVYYFGLSHLMGGMSHQHQGAYEQARECIYKYAELGWMEDLKGEEDIQVVEEFRFLAKTNLYAVDILSGNIKLVEEYVAFLQDNLEEILPGLNTILQAALMYHLDVGDILHTFAEQIDEFGSYEDAENVSYYYSYCYHLALYYRNCGRLQDAVGITVRAMQLADQSGNDRNFKKCTALFESLRESATAEQIREYRQMLMQCLDEYETDRHFIVKSVMDNPL
- a CDS encoding DinB family protein; this encodes MTGTLRIRDHLLNELETGVRTGEALIRKIRPEDWSFRPQDNFRSLLELVHHFVLIPASDLAIMQEKSEGEVGSIENSLSGVEDPERLAVTFRENFEAYKAYILSLSEDDYLNRSTKAFYMEHGHLQVQWQIETMTHVFHHRSQIYNYLKQLGHDVSFFMLYA
- a CDS encoding helix-turn-helix domain-containing protein; translated protein: MDPLLHSLFCPLQVNGSDSSTTYIEKKPSAALRAYVACYWESGPAARVVEGDFAASCEDAASLSQLDEAAVDRVLPDGCTDILLEYNPVTEHQDISYCGTFTHPFVSARQAGAETRIFAVRFFPGGGHYFHGMPIDLFTGSHFRLEDIWPESIAIIGERILEAQDFNERVRIMDEYLSQLLLRHRTNDCDLMKNLLHRIFVSGGSVGIKELAEREAISERQLNRKFGQWIGISPKKFSEVVRFQSVLRTIQNGGPLDWTELALEHGFFDQAHLSRDFRRFYGDSPLTAAKDLRRLSDFYNTRAEPSIILKT
- a CDS encoding helix-turn-helix domain-containing protein, with protein sequence MTKLRNSVGERIRAIRKAKGLTQQQLAELSGLDDAYIGSVERGERNFSIDTLEKVLTALNVSISELMFSEEHVTKDETIRQEAIDEFVALTSGLNEKQIGILRRVSKEVSRAFE